The following are encoded in a window of Candidatus Fluviicola riflensis genomic DNA:
- the aroE gene encoding shikimate dehydrogenase (AroE; catalyzes the conversion of shikimate to 3-dehydroshikimate) yields MRKFGLIGKQLGHSFSKVFFTEKFQQESISAVYENIEIPEIAEVRPVLASGSFAGLNVTIPYKEDVIPYLDELSDEAKAIGAVNVIAFRNGKTIGYNTDAFGFHQSIKPFLTNKHERALILGTGGASKAVAYVFESIGLDVIYASRNPAGPKQFGYSDINQHMLNACKVIVNCTPVGTFPNVNESVPFPFEYLTEEHLVIDLIYNPAQTHFLAQSAEAGATILNGLSMLKEQANKAWEIWNL; encoded by the coding sequence ATGCGTAAATTCGGATTGATCGGAAAACAATTGGGGCATTCTTTTTCCAAAGTGTTTTTCACCGAAAAGTTTCAGCAGGAAAGCATTTCAGCCGTTTACGAGAATATTGAAATTCCTGAAATCGCAGAAGTAAGGCCCGTTTTGGCTTCCGGTTCTTTCGCCGGATTGAATGTGACGATTCCCTATAAAGAAGACGTGATCCCATATCTGGACGAGCTTTCCGACGAAGCAAAAGCCATCGGAGCGGTAAACGTTATTGCCTTTCGTAACGGAAAAACGATCGGGTACAACACCGACGCATTCGGGTTTCACCAATCGATCAAACCATTTTTGACCAACAAACATGAACGTGCACTTATCCTGGGAACTGGCGGAGCTTCCAAAGCGGTTGCGTATGTTTTTGAATCCATCGGGTTGGATGTGATCTACGCTTCAAGAAATCCCGCTGGACCAAAACAATTCGGGTATTCCGACATCAATCAACATATGCTGAATGCCTGCAAAGTGATTGTGAATTGCACGCCGGTCGGCACGTTCCCGAATGTAAATGAAAGTGTTCCTTTTCCGTTCGAATACCTTACCGAAGAGCATTTGGTCATCGATTTGATCTACAATCCCGCTCAAACACATTTCCTGGCGCAAAGTGCTGAAGCAGGAGCAACAATCCTCAATGGACTTTCCATGCTGAAAGAACAGGCAAATAAGGCTTGGGAAATCTGGAACTTATAA